TTTTTGTGCATCAATGTTGAAATTGTAATCAATGTTACTGAAGGAATGAAAATTGAGTTGACCGTTTACCTGTGCCTGATTTCCTGCTTCGTCGGTTACGGTTATGCTGTCAAAATTTATTTTGTTGTCCGTAACATCCAGCTCAGAGGTGACATTATAACGGGTTTGCAAATAATCGATGGTGAAGGAGGTCTTGTGAGCCAAAAGTCTTCCGTTGAATAAAGGATGGTTCAAGGTGCCTGATAATTTAAGATATCCACTGAGCGCTCCGTTAAAATCAGAAAAGGATTTCTGGAGAATGGGGTTCAGGATTCCCATCCTTACTTTATCGAGATTGGCGTCAAACTGTAAACTTTGGGTGGAAGGATCATATTCCCCGTTCAAATCCACAGTTTTAAGGTCACCTCTTTTGCTCAAAACGTTAAGTCCAAGTTCCTCTTTGTTGTTGATCCATTTGCTGGTGATGCGGGTATTCCCGATCTTATTGTCGTTAATCAGCAAGGTATCTATAGTAAGATCGGAATGGAAAGTGGGTGCATTGTAAAGATCGGCGAATTTTGCCTGTCCATTGATGATCCCGTTAAATTTAAGGTTCCCTTTCGGGAAGAAAAGATTCACATAATCGAGGGGAATGTCGGAAAGATCTAAATGTAATGTATCCCTGGGGTCTTTTGTTATTTTACCGTCAACCTCCATGTGCTGGTTTTTGTGATAAAAACTGAGGTTATTGAAAGATATGCTTGTGGTGTCGATGGTTACGGAACTGCGGGCAAGCTGCCACTCGTTGTTTTGTATGTCTAAATCGCTGGGTAAGAAATAAAGGTTGGTCCGTATGTTGTTCGTGATCTCGGACCTTTCCATATCCAAAAGCGCAATGATTTCTCCTTTTGTGGTTTGGCCTTTAGGATCAACCCAATTGATGGTGAATTTGGATTTGTTATCCCCGGTTAACGACTTGAGCTCAAAGTTGTGAAAATAACTTTTTTCCTTGCCGTTCAGGCTTTTCAACTTATCAAATCTGAATACCAGGGAGAATATGCTGTCCTGGGAGCGGCTGGCCATACGAACATTCTGAAAATTATAGTCTTTATAATTGAAATTATTGGTTTCTGCCGTCAAGTTGAAAGATTGCGCGTTTTCATTATATTGCAGTTTAACCTGACTGCTGTCGTGTATACTTAAATCCGGGAAAAATATATCCGTAATTTTTTGGGTATGGCTCAGGTTGATGTTCAGTTCAAGATCGTTTTTTGCCTTAACCGCAGCGGTATCTTCCTTTTGTTCCACAAAAACAGGCATATAAGAGAATGCCATATTTTTGAGCGACTGATATACCGTTGTTGATTGATAGTGACCTACGAGCTCTGCATTGATGTAATCTGAAGTGAGTTTTATCCGGTTGGTATCACTTCTGTGTTTGGCATCGAGCTGCAGGTTATCAAAATTCAGTTTTTGATTGTTTTTCACCAGTTGGCCCTGGGTCATGGTAATGGTTCCACTGGCATTGTCGAGATTGTTGCCCCGGAAATTTGAATTTAAGCTGAAAGATAGTCTGGCTGATGTGTCTTTTTCCGCCAGGTTCAGTTTGTCTAGTTTGGCTTCTTTCAGGTTGGCATTGAAATCAAAAATTGGTACATCCCCTGTAAAATCGATACCTCCCTGGAAATCAAATTTGATGTTTGGGTCTGAGATGGAAAGGGCGCCGTCATACATCTTATCGGTTAAAAAACCATTGATTTGAATATTTTTGTAGTTATACTGTTTGATTTCCAGCCTTTTTATTATGCCATTGGTTTGAGCCTGAAAGCCCTGATCGGGAAAAATAGATCCCTCAACCTGAATATCCATGCTCATATTGCCAAAATTTTCTTCATTTTCAAGCATCCTCCCAATATTGAAATTTTGGGTTTTCAGGTTTCCTTCAAGGGCCAATGCCTGAGTTTCTTTCGGGCGTATCAGTAAATCGGTGGAAAATTCTCCCAACTGGGTGTTGAATTTGCCATAGGCCACAAAATCATCGAGAAATCCGGTAAAGTTGCCTTTGTATTCGATTCTTCCCATGTTTTGAAAAGTTTCCGGTAATGCGATGTTGCCTTTTTTTCCCAGCAGATTATTAATGAGTCCGAGATCCTTTATCCCGGTATAAAGGCGATTGACCTCGATATACATGTAAGTTTTTGATATATCGGGAAGACCGGTAAGGCTAAAATCGGTAAGCAACTCACTTTGCCTGCCGGTGCCTACAAACACACTATCTCCCTTCAGATTGCTTACGGTGCCATTGATATTCCCCGATATCACAAAGTTTTGGTTGGGAATATCCTGAAAAGTGGATGAGAAATAGGCAAGGTCATTGAAGGCGATATTCGATTCCCGTAAGGCGACATCCAACTTTAGCTTATTTAAGGGATCCCTGAAATTTTTGTAGTGATCGTGTAGAAGTAAAATTGAGTCGGTTTGAAAGAATGAATAAGGCGTACGCATGGCAAGGTCTTTGATGCTTAGCTTTTGTTTATTCAGCCTGATTCTTGATTGAAGATCAAAAACCTTCATTCCGCTTTTTTCTTCAAATGAGAGATTGTTGAGATCCAGGTGAATCTTTCCGCTGTCAACATTAAGGTTCCGAGCCTCAATGTTGAAATCATGGAAGGTCATGTGGTTAAAATCCAGTCCATAATCTGTTTTTTCGGGCAGGTTGGTGTTGTAGGAGACTTTTGAATCATTTATTACCATATTATTGCAGCGGATGTGCATCCTGGGCTTGGTTGTATCTTTTCTTTTTAATGCTTCGATTAAGAACCGTATGTTTATGTTTTTAGCCGTGTCGTTTCTCAGGTGAATGGTAGCGCTGTCCATAGAGAGTTCCCTGAAATAAAGCTCCCTGTCTTTCAGGTCAAGGAAATCAAGATGCCCCGTCAATTTTTGTGAGTAAATCAGACTGTCGCCACTCTGATCTTCCAGATAAACATCTTCAAGCACAAGCTTGTTAAAGAGCGTATAATAAGCTGATTTAACCTCAAAACGGGCATTCAGTTTCTCTGAAAACGCTTCGGACAGTTGGTGAACAATATAGTTTTGAACGTTTTGATTTTTTATCAGAAAATAACCGGTTGCCGGCAAAATCAAAATCACCAAAAACAATACGAGTAATATTTTGTATATTTTTTTAATAGCTTTGCCCGTTTTAAATTCTTAGTAATTACAACGCAAATAAACAAAAAATAGTTTTCAAAGTAACTGCATAAACCATACCAATAATGGGAGTAACGATACTGGGAATAGAATCTTCCTGTGATGATACTTCTGCTGCTATACTGAAGGATACCTATCTTTATTCCAATGTGATTTCGGGACAGGAGGTTCACAGGAATTATGGAGGTGTTGTACCGGAACTGGCCTCCCGTGCTCATCAGCAACACATCATCCCTGTCGTAGATCAGGCTCTTAAGCAGGCGGGCGTCAAAAAAGATGAGGTCGATGCGGTAGCTTTTACACAGGGACCCGGATTACTGGGGTCACTGTTGGTGGGCACCTCTTTTGCAAAAGCTTTTGCTCTGGCCCGGGATATTCCTCTTATCGGGGTGAACCACCTGCAGGCCCATATTTTGTCCCATTTTATAAAGGCTCCCGGCAATGAGGAGCATGCTGAACCGGATTTTCCTTTTTTATGTCTGTTGGTAAGTGGGGGGCATACGCAGTTGACCGTTGTCAGGGATTATCTGGACATGGAGGTTATTGGAGAAACCATTGATGATGCCGCAGGTGAGGCTTTTGATAAATGTGGAAAGATCATGAACCTTCCTTATCCGTCCGGGCCTGTTATTGATAAAAAGGCAAGGGAAGGGGATCCCCATGCATTTGAGTTTACCCGACCCAATATTGGGGAGTTGAATTACAGTTTTAGCGGTTTGAAAACGGCTTTTCTCTATTTTCTCAGAGACAGAGTAAAGGAAAATGAACATTTTATTCACGAGCATTTCAGTGATCTTTGTGCTTCTATTCAATATACCATCGTGGATATATTGATGGAAAAGCTCATTCGGGCTTCTGAAACTACAGGTATAAAAGAAATTGCCATAGCCGGCGGTGTGGCCGCCAATTCAGGTTTGAAGCAAGCGCTCCATGATGCTGCCCGGAAATATGGGTGGAATGTTTATATTCCCCGTTTTGAATATACCATGGATAATGCAGCTATGATTGCCATAGTGGGGTATTATAAGTACATGCGGGGAGAATTTGAAGATTTGGATGCCGTACCCAGTGCCCGTTTGAAATATTGACTACCGGTCGGAGCGATTCGAGGGGTCTGACCGGTAAAACCGCTAATGCTAAAACCTGGCATATGAATGCCGAATCATTCAGAATTTTCCGAAGGGGCGTACTCTCCCCCGCCTCCCTTCAAAAGGGAGGAGCTCGGTCTGGTAGAATTGTCAAAGGCTTTCCTGTAATTGCCGAAGAAAAAATTTATAAAGCCAGATGCAGCATACCTATAAGTCTTCTACGGACCGGCTCCCCTCCCTTGGTCAAGGGAGGGGGTGGGGGAGAGTACGCCCCCTGAAGCTATACCGGAATATCAAGAAATTCCGATACCAATTTTTATTAATCACCACAAAAGGTTAATTATTATTCCAATTAATCGTATATTGCATTAAAATTCTATTACAAATGCAATATCAGGAAATTCTGAAAATAGCAAGGAGATTACGAAGAAATCATACCCCTTCAGAGTATAAGCTTTGGGAGGTCCTCCGGGCCAAAAGGTTGAATGGGATAAAGTTTCTCAGGCAACATCCGATTATTTATGAAAGTAACCGCAACGATTACTTTTTCTTTGTACCGGATTTTTATTGTGCCAAATACAAACTTGTTATTGAGTTGGATGGAAAGATTCATGAATATCAAAAGGAACGTGATAAAGATCGTGAGCTCATATTAAAAGACAGAGATTTGAAAGTACTAAGAATAAAGAATGAAGAACTGAATGATATAGAGAAGGTCAAAAGGAAAATTTTGGATATGTGTAAATAGAAGGATTTGATTACATTGCTTTGTTGGCGTACTCTCCCCCGCCTCCCTTCAAAAGGGAGGAGCTCGGTCTGGTAGAATTGTCAAAGG
This Bacteroidales bacterium DNA region includes the following protein-coding sequences:
- a CDS encoding translocation/assembly module TamB domain-containing protein codes for the protein MVILILPATGYFLIKNQNVQNYIVHQLSEAFSEKLNARFEVKSAYYTLFNKLVLEDVYLEDQSGDSLIYSQKLTGHLDFLDLKDRELYFRELSMDSATIHLRNDTAKNINIRFLIEALKRKDTTKPRMHIRCNNMVINDSKVSYNTNLPEKTDYGLDFNHMTFHDFNIEARNLNVDSGKIHLDLNNLSFEEKSGMKVFDLQSRIRLNKQKLSIKDLAMRTPYSFFQTDSILLLHDHYKNFRDPLNKLKLDVALRESNIAFNDLAYFSSTFQDIPNQNFVISGNINGTVSNLKGDSVFVGTGRQSELLTDFSLTGLPDISKTYMYIEVNRLYTGIKDLGLINNLLGKKGNIALPETFQNMGRIEYKGNFTGFLDDFVAYGKFNTQLGEFSTDLLIRPKETQALALEGNLKTQNFNIGRMLENEENFGNMSMDIQVEGSIFPDQGFQAQTNGIIKRLEIKQYNYKNIQINGFLTDKMYDGALSISDPNIKFDFQGGIDFTGDVPIFDFNANLKEAKLDKLNLAEKDTSARLSFSLNSNFRGNNLDNASGTITMTQGQLVKNNQKLNFDNLQLDAKHRSDTNRIKLTSDYINAELVGHYQSTTVYQSLKNMAFSYMPVFVEQKEDTAAVKAKNDLELNINLSHTQKITDIFFPDLSIHDSSQVKLQYNENAQSFNLTAETNNFNYKDYNFQNVRMASRSQDSIFSLVFRFDKLKSLNGKEKSYFHNFELKSLTGDNKSKFTINWVDPKGQTTKGEIIALLDMERSEITNNIRTNLYFLPSDLDIQNNEWQLARSSVTIDTTSISFNNLSFYHKNQHMEVDGKITKDPRDTLHLDLSDIPLDYVNLFFPKGNLKFNGIINGQAKFADLYNAPTFHSDLTIDTLLINDNKIGNTRITSKWINNKEELGLNVLSKRGDLKTVDLNGEYDPSTQSLQFDANLDKVRMGILNPILQKSFSDFNGALSGYLKLSGTLNHPLFNGRLLAHKTSFTIDYLQTRYNVTSELDVTDNKINFDSITVTDEAGNQAQVNGQLNFHSFSNIDYNFNIDAQKLRALNTTGFDNTIYYGEAFTSGPVSIQGNTQTKNLNIDASLKTENNTLINLPIGQRGNSEKTRFLTFAGKNSNSEVQETKQEEEWFTSNLTGLDLEFDLEVTSQAQTRLILDPDFGDIIEAQGRGNLNMGVDNNDNFSIYGDYNIEDGTYLFSLQNVINKKFDIQQGSQIVWNGKPQDADIDITAVYRLRTSLNNLLMDTTEYYKKQIPVDCKVQLTNKLRSPDINFEIDLPTADESTVARVKSAISNQEELNKQFLSLLVLNTFMPSQQYMAGRPETFEMGATSMAFTTGELLSNQLSHWLSQISSNWNVGVNYQPGDKISKDQVEVALSTQLLNDRLIINGNVGTSNKYNQSSEFIGDFRVDWKLTPNGKLRLKFFNRNSDRLIYEETRYIQGAGLFYREEFNSFKELFRDIAKKLSFKNNKEKRSKN
- the tsaD gene encoding tRNA (adenosine(37)-N6)-threonylcarbamoyltransferase complex transferase subunit TsaD; amino-acid sequence: MGVTILGIESSCDDTSAAILKDTYLYSNVISGQEVHRNYGGVVPELASRAHQQHIIPVVDQALKQAGVKKDEVDAVAFTQGPGLLGSLLVGTSFAKAFALARDIPLIGVNHLQAHILSHFIKAPGNEEHAEPDFPFLCLLVSGGHTQLTVVRDYLDMEVIGETIDDAAGEAFDKCGKIMNLPYPSGPVIDKKAREGDPHAFEFTRPNIGELNYSFSGLKTAFLYFLRDRVKENEHFIHEHFSDLCASIQYTIVDILMEKLIRASETTGIKEIAIAGGVAANSGLKQALHDAARKYGWNVYIPRFEYTMDNAAMIAIVGYYKYMRGEFEDLDAVPSARLKY
- a CDS encoding endonuclease domain-containing protein: MQYQEILKIARRLRRNHTPSEYKLWEVLRAKRLNGIKFLRQHPIIYESNRNDYFFFVPDFYCAKYKLVIELDGKIHEYQKERDKDRELILKDRDLKVLRIKNEELNDIEKVKRKILDMCK